From Staphylococcus sp. IVB6214:
TCTAATGTTTTTTCGTATCCTTTAGATACACCTTGCACCATATTATTGATTAACGCACGAGTTGTACCATGAACAGTTCTGTGTTCTTTAGAATCTGATGGTCTTACAACTTCAAGTGTGTTTTCTTCTTGTTTATAAGTCATTTCTGGGTTTAAAGTTCGTGATAATTCACCTTTAGGTCCTTTAACAGCAACTGTATTACCATCGATAGTTACAGTAACGTCGCTAGGAATCTCGATAATTTTTTTACCAACACGGCTCATGTTATGGCACCTCCTTATTTATTTAATATTACCAAATGTAAGCTAATACTTCTCCACCAACATTACGTTTTCTAGCTTCTCTATCAGTGATTACACCTTCAGAAGTAGATACTAAAGCGATACCAAGACCATTTAATACTTTTGGCATTTCGCTAGCTTTAGCGTATACACGTAAACCTGGTTTTGAAATACGTTTTAAGCCTGTAATAACACGCTCGTTGTTTGAACCATATTTTAAGAAGATGCGGATAACACCTTGCTTATCATCTTCGATATATTCTACATTTTTGATGAAACCTTCACTTTTAAGGATTTCAGCAATTTCTTTTTTAATGTTTGATGCAGGTAACTCTAATTTTTCATGGCGAACCATGTTTGCGTTTCTCACGCGAGTTAACATATCTGCAATTGGATCTGACAATGTCATAGTTTGTTGCCTCCTTTCAAGAGTTTAATATTTTACCAGCTAGCTTTACGTACGCCAGGAATATGACCTTTGTAAGCTAATTCACGGAAACAAATACGGCAAAGTTTGAATTTACGATATACAGAGTGTGGACGACCACAGCGTTCACAGCGTGTATATTCACGGACTTGGAACTTTTGTTCACGTTGTTGCTTAGCAACCATTGATTTTTTAGCCACTTAATTAGCCTCCTTCAGAGATTATTTTTGAAATGGCATACCGAATTGTGTTAACAATTCACGAGCTTCCTCGTCAGTGTTAGCAGTCGTTACGATAACGATATCCATTCCACGTACTTTTGATACTTTATCATAGTCAATCTCAGGGAAAATTAATTGCTCTTTAACACCTAATGTGTAGTTACCGCGACCGTCAAATGCATTTTTTGAAACACCGCGGAAGTCACGTACACGTGGAAGTGAAACAGAAATTAATTTATCTAAGAATTCATACATTCTTTCACCACGTAATGTTACTTTGGCACCAATTGGCATACCTTCACGTAAACGGAATGTCGCAACTGATTTTTTTGCTTTTGTGATTAATGGTTTTTGACCAGTGATTGCTGTTAATTCTTCAACAGCTGTGTCCAATACTTTAGAGTTTTGAACTGCGTCACCAACACCCATGTTCACAACGATTTTGTCAATTTTAGGTACTTGCATTACTGAACTATAATTGAATTTTTTAACTAAGTTCTCTGTAACTTCTGAGTTAAATTTTTCTTTTAAACGATTCAAAGTGGATCCTCCTTTCAACAATTATTATTTATTAGACTTGATTTCTTCGCCTGATTTTTTTGCGATACGAACTTTTTTACCGTCAACAAATTTGTAGCCTACACGTGTAGGTTCGTTTGTTTTAGGGTCTAATACTTGTACGTTAGAAACGTGAATAGCAGCTTCAGTTTCTAAGATTCCACCTTCAGGATTGAATTGTGTAGGTTTTTGGTGTTTTTTGATCATGTTAACACCTTCAACTACAACACGGTCTTTTTTAGGTTGAGTTTCTACAACTTTACCTGTTTTACCTTTGTCTTTACCTGCGATAACGATAACGTTGTCACCTTTTTTGATATGCATGTGGGCACCTCCTTGAATTTGTTTATATAATTTCGCTAATTAAAGTACTTCTGGTGCAAGGGAAACAATTTTCATAAAGTTTCCATCACGTAATTCACGTGCAACAGGTCCAAAAATACGTGTACCACGTGGGCCTTTATCATCACGGATTATAACACATGCATTTTCGTCAAATTTGATGTATGAACCGTCTTTACGACGTACACCTGATTTTGTACGTACGATAACAGCTTTAACAACATCACCCTTCTTAACAACGCCACCAGGTGTAGCATTTTTAACAGTTGCTACGATGACATCACCGATGTTCGCTGTTTTGCGGCCAGATCCACCTAATACTTTGATTGTAAGAACTTCACGAGCACCAGAGTTATCTGCTACTTTTAAGCGTGTTTCTTGTTGGATCATGATTATACCTCCCTTATCTTTAAATAGTCATTAAATAATTACTGATTCTTCGACAATTTCTACTAAACGGAAACGTTTTGTCGCTGATAAAGGACGCGTTTCTTGAATCTTAACGATATCTCCTAATTTAGCTGAATTGTTTTCATCATGTGTTTTATATTTTTTTGAGTATTTAACACGTTTACCATATAGTTTGTGTGTTTTGTAAGTTTCAACTAAAACAGTAATTGTTTTGTCCATTTTATCTGAAACAACTTTACCAACGTAAACTTTACGATCATTTCTTTCGCTCACTTTAGTAACCTCCTCTTTCAAGTATTATTGGTTTGCTTTACCTTGTTCTAATTCTCTTTCACGTGCAACAGTTTTTAGACGTGCGATCGTTTTTCTTACAGTTTTGATACGAGCAGTCTCTTCTAATTGACCTGTAGCTAATTGAAAGCGTAGGTTAAAAAGCTCTTCTTTTGAAGATTTGATTTGTTCTTCGATTTCTGAAGTGGTTAAGTCTCTAATTTCCTTAGCTTTCATTTAATTCACCACCCAATTCTTCACGTTTTACAAACTTCGTTTTTACTGGAAGTTTGTGGCTTGCTAAACGTAGTGCTTCACGCGCAACTTCTTCTGATACGCCTGCTACTTCAAATAATACTCTACCTGGTTTTACAACTGCGATCCAGCCTTCAACCGCACCTTTACCAGCACCCATACGTACTTCTAAAGGTTTTTGTGTATATGGTGTATGAGGGAAGATTTTAATCCAAACTTTCCCGCCACGTTTCATGTAACGTGTCATAGCGATACGAGCTGATTCGATTTGACGAGATGTGATCCAAGATGTAGTTGTTGCTTGAAGACCATACTCACCGAATGTTACAAAGTTACCGCCTTTTGAACGACCTTTTGTGTCAGGACGATGTTGACGACGATATTTTACACGCTTTGGTAGTAACATAATTATTTTCCTCCTTCACTATTTTTCTTAGTAGGAAGAACTTCACCACGATAGATCCATACTTTAACACCTAACTTACCGTAAGTAGTGTCTGCTTCAGCATGTGCATAATCGATGTCAGCACGTAATGTATGAAGTGGTACAGTTCCTTCTGAATATTGTTCAGCACGCGCGATGTCAGCGCCACCTAAACGACCTGATACTTGAGTTTTGATACCTTTCGCACCAAGTTTCATTGCTCTTCCGATAGCTTGTTTTTGAACACGACGGAATGAAGCACGGTTTTCTAATTGACGTGCGATGTTTTCAGCTACTAAACGTGCATCAAGATCTACTTTCTTGATTTCTACAACGTTAATGTGAACTTTTTTATCAGTCAATTGATTTAATTTGTTACGAAGTTTTTCGATTTCTGAACCGCCTTTACCAATTACCATACCTGGTTTACCAGTGTGAATTGCGATATTGATGCGGTTAGCAGCACGCTCAATCTCAACGTGAGATACTGATGCGTCTTTTAATGCTTTATCAATAAATTTACGAATTTTTAAGTCTTCGTGTAAAAGTGATGCGAAGTCTTTCTCAGCATACCATTTAGCTTCCCAGTCACGAATTACACCAACACGAAGTCCGATTGGATTAATTTTTTGACCCACAATGTTCCCTCCTTAATGATTTGATTAAGCTTCTTGAGCTTCTTCTTTACCATCACTTACTACGATAGTAATGTGGCTTGTTCTTTTGTTAATTGCACTTGCACGCCCTTGAGCACGTGGACGGAAACGTTTTAAAGTTGGTCCTTCGTTAGCATATGCTTCTTTAACAACTAATTCGTCAGTATTCATACCATAGTTGTGCTCAGCATTAGCTAAAGCGGACATTAATAATTTTTCTACTACTGGAGAAGAAGCTTTATTTGTTAATTTTAAAATAGCTACTGCTTCTCTTACGTCTTTACCTCTGATTAGGTCTAATACTAATCGTACTTTACGAGGTGCGATTCTGATAGTTCTAGCAACCGCTTTTGCTTCCATTCGTATTTCCTCCTCTACTTATTAGAAATGGTTTATCTTCTTGTTTTCTTGTCGTCAGCAGCGTGACCTTTGAAAGTACGTGTTGGAGCAAATTCACCTAATTTGTGACCAACCATATCTTCAGTTACGTATACAGGTACGTGTTTACGTCCATCGTATACTGCGAATGTGTGTCCAATAAAGTTTGGGAAAATTGTTGAACGACGTGACCAAGTTTTGATTACTTGTTTCTTTTGACTATCACCTTGAGCTTCAACTTTTTTCATTAAATGCTCATCGACGAAAGGTCCCTTTTTAATACTACGAGCCATAATGGCGCCTCCTTTCTTATTATG
This genomic window contains:
- the rpsC gene encoding 30S ribosomal protein S3, with translation MGQKINPIGLRVGVIRDWEAKWYAEKDFASLLHEDLKIRKFIDKALKDASVSHVEIERAANRINIAIHTGKPGMVIGKGGSEIEKLRNKLNQLTDKKVHINVVEIKKVDLDARLVAENIARQLENRASFRRVQKQAIGRAMKLGAKGIKTQVSGRLGGADIARAEQYSEGTVPLHTLRADIDYAHAEADTTYGKLGVKVWIYRGEVLPTKKNSEGGK
- the rpsQ gene encoding 30S ribosomal protein S17; protein product: MSERNDRKVYVGKVVSDKMDKTITVLVETYKTHKLYGKRVKYSKKYKTHDENNSAKLGDIVKIQETRPLSATKRFRLVEIVEESVII
- the rpsH gene encoding 30S ribosomal protein S8, which gives rise to MTLSDPIADMLTRVRNANMVRHEKLELPASNIKKEIAEILKSEGFIKNVEYIEDDKQGVIRIFLKYGSNNERVITGLKRISKPGLRVYAKASEMPKVLNGLGIALVSTSEGVITDREARKRNVGGEVLAYIW
- the rplV gene encoding 50S ribosomal protein L22, with translation MEAKAVARTIRIAPRKVRLVLDLIRGKDVREAVAILKLTNKASSPVVEKLLMSALANAEHNYGMNTDELVVKEAYANEGPTLKRFRPRAQGRASAINKRTSHITIVVSDGKEEAQEA
- the rplP gene encoding 50S ribosomal protein L16; this translates as MLLPKRVKYRRQHRPDTKGRSKGGNFVTFGEYGLQATTTSWITSRQIESARIAMTRYMKRGGKVWIKIFPHTPYTQKPLEVRMGAGKGAVEGWIAVVKPGRVLFEVAGVSEEVAREALRLASHKLPVKTKFVKREELGGELNES
- the rplE gene encoding 50S ribosomal protein L5, whose protein sequence is MNRLKEKFNSEVTENLVKKFNYSSVMQVPKIDKIVVNMGVGDAVQNSKVLDTAVEELTAITGQKPLITKAKKSVATFRLREGMPIGAKVTLRGERMYEFLDKLISVSLPRVRDFRGVSKNAFDGRGNYTLGVKEQLIFPEIDYDKVSKVRGMDIVIVTTANTDEEARELLTQFGMPFQK
- a CDS encoding type Z 30S ribosomal protein S14, with the translated sequence MAKKSMVAKQQREQKFQVREYTRCERCGRPHSVYRKFKLCRICFRELAYKGHIPGVRKASW
- the rplX gene encoding 50S ribosomal protein L24, encoding MHIKKGDNVIVIAGKDKGKTGKVVETQPKKDRVVVEGVNMIKKHQKPTQFNPEGGILETEAAIHVSNVQVLDPKTNEPTRVGYKFVDGKKVRIAKKSGEEIKSNK
- the rpmC gene encoding 50S ribosomal protein L29, with the translated sequence MKAKEIRDLTTSEIEEQIKSSKEELFNLRFQLATGQLEETARIKTVRKTIARLKTVARERELEQGKANQ
- the rplN gene encoding 50S ribosomal protein L14, coding for MIQQETRLKVADNSGAREVLTIKVLGGSGRKTANIGDVIVATVKNATPGGVVKKGDVVKAVIVRTKSGVRRKDGSYIKFDENACVIIRDDKGPRGTRIFGPVARELRDGNFMKIVSLAPEVL
- the rpsS gene encoding 30S ribosomal protein S19; its protein translation is MARSIKKGPFVDEHLMKKVEAQGDSQKKQVIKTWSRRSTIFPNFIGHTFAVYDGRKHVPVYVTEDMVGHKLGEFAPTRTFKGHAADDKKTRR